A stretch of Vigna angularis cultivar LongXiaoDou No.4 chromosome 4, ASM1680809v1, whole genome shotgun sequence DNA encodes these proteins:
- the LOC128196255 gene encoding uncharacterized protein LOC128196255, protein MARRSNNVGQTPPIDDFNRAIDRMINAMERQHTTQEPRTHSRLNDFLRHDPTRFNGRVTPDKADAWIKDIEKIFHVIKCTDEEKLDYATFILKEEAEYWWDGMKRLMEYDEEAITWNSFKDTFLEKYFPTSAKIEREQEFLALRQSGMSMQEYIDKFEYLIRFYSQHMTEGWKCQRFEQGLRYDLRRMIVPLEIKKFPALVEKTKKVELLEINRNRVDKTQKDKFIRRKPWKKPYQRPQPLMRTTVKCFECGGAHYKRDCPKLSGVKVEEKRCFVCNKPGHFAHVCPEKKIAHAPQQPSSSGVKPKIAGRVFALTGEEAAKPGNLILDTCLLFGKYVHVLFDSEVTHSFVSSTCLKDFKIPVSNLRYELVVSTPTSGQISTSSICVGCPIVVFGRKFKANLISLPLKGLDVILGMDWLTANHVLLDCGQQRLVFPDSDGLELISTKEALKDVSDGAMCFVLVAQEKKSLRFKRRVSQ, encoded by the coding sequence ATGGCACGTCGATCTAACAATGTTGGTCAAACACCTCCAATTGATGATTTTAATCGGGCTATTGATCGAATGATCAACGCAATGGAGAGGCAACATACCACTCAGGAACCGAGGACTCATTCGAGGCTGAATGACTTTTTGAGGCACGACCCAACAAGGTTCAATGGAAGGGTTACGCCAGATAAAGCAGATGCTTGGATCAAGGACATTGAGAAGATCTTTCATGTGATCAAATGCACAGATGAGGAAAAACTAGATTACGCAACCTTCATACTGAAAGAAGAAGCAGAGTACTGGTGGGATGGTATGAAGCGACTGATGGAATATGATGAAGAGGCTATTACTTGGAACAGTTTCAAGGACACGTTTTTGGAAAAGTACTTCCCGACTAGCGCCAAGATCGAAAGGGAGCAAGAGTTTTTGGCCTTGCGTCAAAGTGGGATGTCAATGCAAGAGTACATCGACAAATTTGAGTATCTTATCCGTTTTTATAGTCAGCACATGACGGAAGGGTGGAAGTGTCAAAGATTTGAGCAGGGTCTGAGGTATGACCTGAGGAGAATGATTGTACCTCTTGAAATCAAGAAGTTTCCAGCCTTAGTCGAGAAGACAAAAAAGGTGGAGTTACTGGAAATAAACCGCAACCGAGTTGACAAGACTCAGAAGGATAAGTTTATTAGAAGAAAGCCATGGAAGAAGCCATATCAGCGACCCCAACCGCTTATGCGAACAACCGTGAAATGTTTTGAATGCGGTGGTGCGCACTACAAGAGGGATTGTCCTAAGCTCTCTGGAGTGAAGGTTGAAGAGAAGAGGTGCTTTGTGTGTAACAAGCCAGGACATTTCGCTCATGTTTGTCCAGAGAAGAAGATAGCACATGCACCACAACAACCAAGTTCTTCAGGCGTGAAGCCCAAGATAGCTGGAAGGGTTTTCGCTTTGACCGGTGAAGAGGCTGCAAAGCCAGGTAATCTCATCCTTGACACATGCCTTTTGTTTGGTAAATATGTGCATGTATTGTTTGATTCTGAAGTTACGCACTCCTTTGTTTCTTCTACTTGTTTGAAAGACTTCAAAATACCGGTGAGTAATCTAAGGTATGAATTGGTGGTTTCTACACCAACATCGGGTCAGATCTCAACCAGTTCAATCTGTGTTGGATGCCCGATTGTAGTCTTCGGACGCAAGTTCAAAGCGAACTTGATCTCCTTACCTCTCAAAGGCTTAGATGTAattctgggaatggattggttgaccGCCAATCACGTTCTTCTTGACTGTGGACAACAACGATTGGTTTTTCCAGACTCGGATGGTTTAGAACTGATCTCAACCAAAGAAGCTCTAAAGGATGTTAGTGATGGGGCCATGTGTTTTGTGCTGGTAGCTCAAGAGAAGAAGAGTTTAAGGTTCAAACGACGAGTATCCCAGTAG